The following nucleotide sequence is from Cytophagia bacterium CHB2.
TCAATTGCGCTTTCGTGTCAACCCGGCCATTGGTGTGCGTGTACGTCAGGTCATCGGCAAGAACTCGCGCCAGCGTGGAGGAATCGGCGTGAATCATTGCCTGCACTCGGAGACTATCGAGTTGATGGATTTCTTGCTCGACGTTGCTCGCGAAATGTGGCGCGGTTTGAGCCAGGACAATCGAACTAAAAACGAAAATGAGGAAAACAGGAGAAAAGATTGCTTTCATGAGATGCGCTCGCAGGTTCAATTCGCCGTCAAACCTTGATAGACCCGGAGATGAAAGCCGAAGCTTACACATCAAAAATCACCTGTGCCTCCCAACCGCCGGCGACTTGACGCACGTACAATCCGTGATACGTCACGGCTTTGATTTCGGTTTTGATGTCATGGCGCGACAGATCGATTTTTTCACCGTGTACGGTCGCGGAAATTCGCGCCGGCGAGAAGGAATGGATTTCAAATTGTGAGAAAATTTCCAAGCCGTTGATGCAATAGAAATTCAGTTCGGAGAGCCAGGCCACGAGCAGCGCTTCAACGTCGCCGGCCTCGGCTGTCACGTTGCGAGTTAATTTCGGA
It contains:
- a CDS encoding nuclear transport factor 2 family protein, whose product is MCKLRLSSPGLSRFDGELNLRAHLMKAIFSPVFLIFVFSSIVLAQTAPHFASNVEQEIHQLDSLRVQAMIHADSSTLARVLADDLTYTHTNGRVDTKAQLIASLISGRLKYEAISYEQTQLRSYGVAAVNTGLVTMQVKAGEQRLRFQARFTSVYVRQGGHWQMAAWQSTRLPD
- a CDS encoding archease, with the protein product MMPALLPTFEPFDHTADVGYRLYAPTLAELFVVAARALFDAITDLEHIHPKLTRNVTAEAGDVEALLVAWLSELNFYCINGLEIFSQFEIHSFSPARISATVHGEKIDLSRHDIKTEIKAVTYHGLYVRQVAGGWEAQVIFDV